TCTCTTTCATATCCTTTATATGGAGTTTTCTATTTTAGTACTTTAGGGCTGACAGGGCTCTGACAGCGCATAAATATTCCTCACGCTCTCCACGGATGGCATCGTCGCGGCTGCAATTGTTTGGGTGATCTCTTGATACCAACCCTCCTTAGTCGCAGTATAATCGCCAGGTTTCTTCTGTCGCACCCATCTTTGGCTTGTGTTTGCTGCGTCTGattgctctcgtcgagaccgCCCAAGGGCCGTGCTTGGTCACAAGGGCTGTGAGTCAAGACTGGTAGGCTTGAATTCGGGGTAGGGATCGGGTCGGGTTGAGTCTGGTATATGCAGGATTGTGGATGCACTTGATCTCTGAGTGCTGTCCGGTTAATGCTTGCTGCAGGTATGGTTATCATATGCTATAGCCTTGACTGTCAGTTCTAACATATACTAACAATGATATCATTAGTAGCTTCGAAAGCTTAGAACTATCTGTCGTGCTATGGGATTGACCAACACTATACGTTCAACTAGCTGTGGTGTGCATGTCAAGTACAATACACGAAACGACAAACCCCAGAGACTACAGGGCTCGAGAGACGGAAGCCAAGAATTAGGCTGTCATCTTGTGTTTTTGAGCGTGTTTTCGCCTTCTATCGTATCGTCTCGCGACGGCTTACattttatatatataaatatatatatatatataactGGGAACGTTACTGCGGTTCAATAGTCGCCAGCGCAGTTTCGCAGACGCATCTCACTTTGGTTAATCACCTTGACCGGCCATACCGTTACCTCATTTACAGTTAACTTCCGCGACAGCTGTCCGGTCCTGTTTCCGCGGAATTATTGGTAATTTTAAAAGACTTCTCAAGTTATGGACAGTGCTGACAGGGCAAAATATATAGTTGGCTGCCTCGAACTGgacttctttcttctcacAAGTATGGTTCTCCCATTCGACGCGCAAtcggctgcatgtcctgacttcagtgaaaataacggcttgccaGATGCTTGGGAGCCAGTGAAGCTGTAGGGTCAAGCCGCCGATACTGTCGCAAAGGCTACCTGTTTCTTTTCGGTATACTCGCTATTCTCAAAGATATTTATATCAGTAGCGAGGAAAGCGACGAATTAGCTGCGCTCCCTCGTCCTTGGAATCTCCTTTTTCCGGTCTGTTTCTGCTAGCTTTATAGctaacaacagtaacagctgCAGACTGGGCGGGGCATTAGACGAAATGCGTGAACAAAATGCATTGAGTCGGAAAGCGTCGAAACTTATGAGTTCATTGGCTTCAACCTGAAACTGAGCTCTGGTCCCGCTACAGTCATGGCCAAGCCCAAAGGCATTTTCAAGCATCTCGCTCGGGCTCGTGTCAGCAGGCCGTGTATTATGTGGGTGCACCATAGGATATGGCGCGGTTCTTCGGTAAGTTCCACACTTAGTATATCGGAGCTTCATGCTAAACTCTGTGGGCTGGGTACAGAATCTAATGTCGCAGCAACAATTTGACAATACCCAGTATCAGAAGCAATATGGCTTCAGCTTCGGGACGTCTACAAAAGGAAAGTTATTCATCGAGCTCATCAATGTTCCCAACAATAGGAAGACGTTCTATATGGTTGTACTGGCGATCAGCTGGGGAGATGCCGCGTTTTGGTATGTCATCGGCTGTCCCATACTGGCTTTTAATAGGCTAACGGACTTAGAGAAATCGTGAGATTTGGACCTATCtcttgatgaagatgcaGGAGGTGGTTAGTCACATGTAGAATCTATGGTGTGATAGTCACTAAGTGGTGAGCTGTACTTCTTGCTTCTCCGTCAACAACCAGCTAATAAGCCTTACAGAAATCAGCTGGAAATCACAGTAATGCTACAGAAAAAGTAATGAACGGTAACCTAGACGCTTGACAGTTGGCCACAGCAGCATCAAATGAAGAGGCAGCAACCTAAGAAATTTCGAAACTTTATTGTGTGAATGGCATCGAGACCCTGCTTTCAATGCATCACtccaaaagaaaacaacatGTCTTTTCTCCACGTATGGTACGAGTTTCGAGTAATCGCGTACTGCCTGGAAAAGCACGAATCCACCATCGACCGACTACCTGTGCAGAGTCAGTCCTCTAGTTTAGGTCGTTCCGATGATTACTCCCATACTCTTCATTTTCAATTTGGCATTGATGTTTTCATCGCTTAGTTACATAGTTTGTATAGTCAAAAAGGCTATTGAAGAAGAATGACTAGACATGGAGTTTCTATGATCCTTAGCTCTGGGGTGCCATCGTAAGTCTTTCGGATCAAAATGTATATGACTGTCGCAACTGCCATGCCTCTGGCGAGTTGTAACTATGTTTAGGTTTGTACCGGGATTTTACCTAGCAGACTCGCAGTCCCAAAGAATTCCTTCAATATCGGAGAAATATTGTCTAGAGCCTACCATGCGTTGGTTTCTAAGACATCCACCGGATATCGGAATTAACGTTCCTCTGGAGATAAGCATACGTGGTTGCGGTTATTGCCGAGAGATCCTTAGAGAGTACCAGGAGATCTATATAAGATACTTCAGTATTCCTTTCGGTGCTGGGCTGTATCACTGTTCTCGTTATTATCATCCAAGTCCTTACAATAACCATGTCTGCTCCAACAAACTCCGCTACATAGCTCCTCGAAAGCGGTGGCCGATTCGTCGTCCAAGAAGCACCCTTCCCTAGtcatggtgatgatgaggtCTTGATACAGAATAAAGCCATTGCTATCAAATCCAAGTAAGTCTATCCTTCTAGTTTATCCCAAGCAGCTCGTTACTCATAGACATAGTGGACTGGAAGATCCAGGCATTCGGACCGCATCTCCTGTTTCCGTCTCATTATCAATTCATTTACATATCCTCGCCATGTTTACCAACAAATAGTGAAATTGCTGCATGCTTTTCTCTCGTTATTTATCTGATACGCTTGCTATGATTGTCATTTCCGCCTGGCTTGAGGTAGCAGACCTTGTGTCGCGAGTTTTTGCAGTCGTTGTTTCCCGCCTATATAGGTGGGAAGCTGATTCATGTGGTAGATTCGAAGGGAATTATATAAACTCGGTAAACCATCTCTTATTACTTCGCGGTTTGTCAGGATGTATGATCACGCTAGGACTCTAGGAGAGGGCTGGCTTTTGAGGCTGATGAAGAACGAAGCGGAGGGTCTGTTGGTGTATTCCTGTGGTGTGAGGGAAGGATAAGTAGAAAGGATGGCTGAAAGCAATAGATATACGAAGAGAACGAAGTCAAGAGTGAATGAAAGGAAGCCGCCTAAGAAGAAATATGGCTGCAATGACAATGGATATTGCATAATGCTAACTCTAGTACCTAACACAAACAGCTATGTTATCCTACCCAACATCAAGAGATAAGCCAATCCAAGACTACCTACCTCCTACACATTGATCAAGAAAAACAACATAATCCGAAAATAATGTAACAATGTAGTAATACAACCAAACGCCAGAATCTGGTATCTATGCGCTGAAACTGAAAGCCTCGGTAATATGCAAAAGTGCAATTACGGCCAGGTCATAATCATCAATCAGGAATCGCCGTATAAAGGCTACAGATCCCGAAGCAAGCTTCCCTCCACAAATGGGTTTCCGGAGGACATGTCAAGCATGGGTTTCGTGGCGTTGCGGTCACCTGTGGCTACTCCATGGCCGCCGTTGGCAGCTTTTTGGGTTGCAGAGCGGGCGAGAAGGCTGTTTGGGATGAATGCGTCGTCGGAAGGAGTTGTCGAGGATGCGCGTGGGCGAGTATTTCGGGTGCTGCGGACTGTATTGGAACGACTACAGGTCTTGACGTTGGTGGTAGACGTAGGCTCTTCCGGGATCGGTGGTCGCTTCCAGGTCGTGGCGGATGGGACAACAATAGCACCGCGGAGTAAGTCAGGTGTTGTCGCAGCATCAACTAGCGGTGTTCCCGGGTCGACGGCGACACCTCTTCCTTTGCGAGCGTGCTGCGGCGGTTCTTGGTAGACAGGGGTCAGATCGACGAGTGGTCTGTGGTTTCCCTTGCTCACAGAGTGCGAACGTCGAACGAGTCCGCTGGCATCGGGACCTTGAGTACTGGTCATTGTGTTTGATCGGCTGCTGGGTTGGCTTTGAGTAGCAGGGTACTGGCGACGTCCAGCGGCTCCGGCTCCAAAAACAAGGCCCTGGGGACTAAATACTTCTTCGTATGCCTTCCTATCAATCTCTTCCCGCTCTTGCATCGCACGCTGTCGCATGATGTAATTATGGCCCAGGAGTCCAGTGGGAGAAAACGGAGATTGTTCAATTCCCTGCGAATTTGTACCAACATCGGTGTTAACTGTGAGTGGCTTTTCCTGAGAAGGTTTGGTGCTTCTGCTTCGCGAAAGGAATTGTTTTGTCTTTGAAGACTTCGTACGCTCAGGAGACGAGGGTTGTTCATCGTCGCACTGCTGATCCAAAGGCTCGAATTCAAGCAACGGTTTGAGAGGCTTTGGCTGATGAGTCTTTGATCCTGGGGATTCGTCGCTCTGTTGTCGGGAGAGTTCTGGTAGCGACGCTTCGTCTTTGTTTTGGCCAGTACCCAACACGCTAACCAGATACCAGCTACGCCATGCCTGAATAGCTTTATACCAACCTTCAGCTACTTCTTTATCACTCGTAGAGAAAAACTGAACATAGTTCTCTGTCGACAAGAACATGCTAGCCTTCTGTTGACTCTTGACCGCATAGCAAATCTTCTTCGGTGGCTTCACGTCATTAGAAAGTGAACTCAGCGTAGGGGAATAAATGTCAAAGTCCGACAAGTGACAAATATTTGTCTGATCCTGGCCTTGATACTTCTTGGACACTGTCACTTGGCCATCTGATCGCAACGTCACGTAGCGCTTGTCCCATTTCCGAGAACGTTGAGAATGATAGATGTGGAACGTTGTGTCCGCAGGTTGTTCGATCGGAGCGCTTTGCGCCTCGAGCTGGTGTAAAGCATCCAAGCTTGCTGCAGGCACTATGATCAATTTGCTGTCCGTGTCCTTGGTCCAAGAATTCATGACATCGCGAACATATTCGTATTTGCGCAAGGGTCGCTCCAGACCGAACTGAGCGAAACGCTCGATCAAAACAAAAGTCTGTGCGTCAACATCGAAGCAGCTTTGGGCCGACAGTAGCAGATCCTGCGCTGTGGTCGAAGTCGTGATGGGAAGGAAATTGGTTGCCTTTCGGTATTGGACAAGCACATGCCGCTCCCCCGCGTTTACTGCGGAAACAGGGGCATCCACGCCAGGGAAGGTAGTACCACTTGGCTCGATAGGTTTTGCTGATGCACCCTCTTTTTCAACATCACCCTTTGACCGAAACAATTTCATGGTGTCCTTTAATGATCTAAGTTTGGTCTCTTTACCAGATTGCTGGCCATTTGATGGAGTAGcgcggttgttgttgttgtcatCGATAGGTCTGTGATAACTAGAAGTATCGGTTCTCGATTCCAAGGTTTGTTTTGATGTTGGTCTGCTATCTCCTCCTACCAACCGGCTCATCGCATCTTGTCGGTGTCTTGTACGTGCGAcgtcatcttcctctccgtTACTAGATATGTTTGCCCTTTCCACTCCTTCCAAATCCTTCGGTGGACTACACGACGGTCTATCGGGTTTTCCGGGCGCGTGAAAGGAAGGGATAGGAACCGGTACTGGATGCTGCACGGTGGGTGATGGTGCAGGGTTTCTCTGGCGTCGATATCGCGACACACTCCTCACCACCGTAGTTTCTTGTGGGTTGGCAGAAATCGGTGAGGGTGGCTTAGATGGAACTGGAGGAACGGGAACCGCAGGAATCGCTGTTTTCAGAGGTTCCTGTTTTTGGGAAGCTGCCCGTCTGACAGATCGATAGCGGGAGAACTTCATGGGGGGGGCCTGATTGTCGGGTCCTAGACCCATTGATTGTGCTTCAACCGCCATTGTTCCAGAATGCCCTATATCGGCCTTCACAAAAACCAGGCGGATTGAGTCGTGCACAGTGTTATGAGCACAGTCAAGGAGAATGTTGCAAAATCGTCTTAGGAAGAAGGGCTTGCCCACACCAGATACAAACGAAACAGGAAAATGAGGGGAAGACCAAAATACTAGTCAACAACAGGGCTTCCTTGCCACCCCCTAAACAACGCATGCAGGCCAAGTTCCACAGGCCTTCAACCACATCATTCTCTGCGCTCCAAGCCAATAATTAACAGGTCATCGGAGGAATAGCAAGACTAATCAAACGAGAAGCAATAGCCAACAGACGAGCGAAGATCTTCCAATTGACCGAGCAGTCGAGCCACAAAAAGTAAATATGGCGCAGTCAGAAAAAGCGCGCACAGTCAGACGGATGGAAATCGACAGCGGATGGTGGagaagatggatttgatccTGTGCCTGGCGATGGGGCGCTTTTCCGGGCTGCCGATTCAATGAGATTGGTCCAAGATACGGAGTAGCAACGAGGAAATCCTGTTGTTGGAAAATGATGGCGCTGTCGCTGAAATTGCAGTCTCAGTATGACTCGGGACACGAGATGAAGGCCCTGGACGAATAAATGCGTACCGGAAGAAGGAATAGAGAGACTGATCGGGCGTCGAATCTCTGGGGAAGAGCAAAGCGAGATTGGAGTCTGGACCAAAGTGGAGGCCCTGCTAATTAAACCTGTCGCAAGTAATGCAGCTCGCTGTACagataaataaataaatcaCCGAGTGGAAAGACGACGAAAtgagaggaaaaagaacaagaattAGTCTCAAATCTCAATTCTGACTGTCTCTGCGTCTTTTTGTGCTGCTTTTTGCGAATTGCTGAAACCGGAGACATCACAATCGCCGATCACCTTCCTGTTTGGTGTTATTTCTGCCGCTGGGCACCGCCTGCCATATTCCTGTAGGGCAACATTGCTCCGACGATCCGCCTTCCTACTGCCATCCTACTCCagacagagtactccgtactgtcTTTCTCAAAGAACAACACCTGCGGTCTGGCCTCTCGGTAGCTGTAGTTCCATAGTACCGCCTCGCTACTACAAAAGAAGAACGTGGCGAATCCAAGAAACGCCACAATGGGGACCTTTCCACGCTAACGAAGTATATCCCAATTCTGCGGGCGCTAACTGACACATTCATGCAGGGTCCGCGCTCAGCGATACTAACGCGATATGGACTACGGAGCACAGAGTACGTACTCCGGTGTACAGACCTCACTTCAGACGGAATCAACACGTCCGGAATGCTGTCAATCGAGGCGCTGCTAGTTCGAACGCGTGGTGTAGACTTGTTCCGCGCATTGCGGCTTTCATCCTTTTATTTTGTCATCACTGGAGTAAACGATTCGTATAAGCGATGCAATATGGTACATGTAAATCCGCGTTTATTTTTAAATACAGTTCCCGAAGACCTGTTCCACGAGTCATGGCTAGTCTTATTTCCTGTAGGCTCCCAGGCTCTTGCGCCTATACCGTGAATTAGCTTCTGCAATAGCTCCAATTGAAAGGGCACATACCACCACGCAACAAAATCCATAGTGCTAACATCAATCCCAAGGTCCTTTAGAGTCTTGGTCGACAGATGGGTATCATAAGGTCTCTGCACAGAAGCATTCGGGTCGTTGCCCTGCTTGTTCCGCTCCATCCCCGCGAGCGACAACCCGAGCACCTGTGCCAACTTCTCACAGATCTCATACTTGGTCATCCGGTCTTCGGATGAGAATTGAAGGATCTTTGGAAGCTCCTTcagcttctccttctctttgaCATACTTGATCACAATGTCACGGCACACACGCGCCACGTCCTCAGTGTTAGTGGGATACCGCTGTGCCCAGTCATCCATCTTGATACCCGCTTTCTCATCTTGTGCCTTCCACACTGCATCGATGAGGGTGTTGATGGCACTTTCAGAGTTGTTGCTAGCGGTTCCGTACAGCACAGGCACACGCAGAACGATACCCAAGCCGGTGTCCTTGGTGGCTTCCAGGACTGCCAGTTCACCGTCCCGCTTCAACTGGCCGTAGAAGTTTGGTGGCTTGGTTTCTGTGTCTGCCTCGTATGGTGCGTCTCCTTCGGTTCCCGGGAAGACATAGTCCGTCGAGATGTAGATAAGCATGGCACCGCGCGAGGAGGTCTGTTCTGCCAGAAGACGTGTAGCATCAACATTCACTCTGCGAGCTTGTTCAGGGTTCTGGTCGCATAGATCCGGAGAACGGTTTGCGGCACCTAGATCTGTGTTAAGAGAAATTCCGCGACGGCAACTCCAAGCAACTCAACGTACAATGAATGACAATCTGAGGCCTGTCGTTTGAAAGTATCAGCAACAGAATTACTACATATATCCAACTGTCAATTGTCAATTATAACTCACTTAGCCTCATCCAGAATCGTCTTTACATCTTCACTCTTCTCCAGATCCGCCTTCAAAATTGTAGGCGGGGTAGCTCTAGTGAAACCCTGGCCGACAGTCAAGCAGCCCGAGTGCTTGAAGGTGTTGAATACCTGACGGCCAAGGAGGCCACTGGCTCCGGTAACAAGAACGTTTAGCGACATTTTCAGAGGAATGAATACTATGCAGCAATGGTGAAGAAAGGTCGAAATAAGTGACCGAAGACGTGGAAGTGGAATGATtccggcggcggcggggCATGACGTAACAGATCGAGTCCACATCAGCTTCGATGTTCTAGGAAAAGACATAACTAGCAGTTGGATATTCTAGGAAATTTGATATTCTGGTCATATCTTGTTTATTTCAATGATCATTGCAGCAATTGAGAGCTTTGGGGTAGTTTGCGCTGCATGTCATACTGCATATTTTCCGGCGCACCAGGACCCCTGCATATCAGAACTATATTAGAACTAAAAGAGAGAAACTAAATGATAACAAGGCCAACTAAGATATCAACGTGGCCTATGCATGTATAATACTAGGAGTATAAGTTAAGACATGGAGCAATAGTACCCCGTTCAATTGCACAATCGGAGTGCCATCGGAGCCCGGATAAAACTCCGGTGAGCGATTACGCTTCTCTAAATCCAAAAATCTAGCGCATTGCGATTCCTGTTCCTCTCGTTTTTTCAACCTCCAGACAATGTCGAGCGCCAGAAATTTGTCTCTCGCCCTTCGACGGGCCCGAGTGCCCAGATGCCGCTCTTATGCACGCCCTCTTCTATACGTCCCCTCCGTGACACCCGTCCGCGCATTTAGCGTCACTCCCGCTGCACAGAATGCGACCAAGGAGGTCAAACTCACCAGCAACGCCTACCCCAACCTCAAACGGAACCCCAACTTTGGCGAGCTCTCTGCGGAAGACGTCAAGTTCTTCAAGGAGCTGCTGGGTGCTGAATCTGCGGTGGTTGACGGCGTGACGGCCGACGCAGCGGACGATATCGAACCCTTCAACGGCGATTGGATGCGCAAGTACCGCGGCCAGACGAGGCTAGTTCTGAAGCCGCAGAACAAAGAAGAGCTCAGCAAGGTTTTGAAATACTGTAATGACAAGAAGTTGGCGGTTGTCCCGCAGGGTGGCAACACGGGTTTGGTCGGTGGCTCGGTGCCGGTTTTTGATGAGATTGTCATCAACACCTCGCGCATGAACAAGATTCGCTCGTTCGATGCTGCTTCGGGTGTATTGGTTGCCGATGCTGGTGTTATTCTCGAGGTCGCGGATCAGTACTTGGCGGAGCGCGACTACATGTTCCCCTTGGACTTGGGCGCGAAGGGTTCGTGTCATATTGGAGGAAACGTCGCGACCAACGCTGGTGGTCTTCGTCTGCTTCGCTACGGAAGCCTTCACGGAAACGTCCTGGGTCTCGAGGCTGTTCTGCCCGATGGTACTATTGTGGACTCGCTTTCGACCCTGCGCAAGAACAACACCGGCTACGATCTCAAGCAGCTGTTCATTGGCGCGGAGGGAACCATTGGTATCGTCACTGGTGTGTCGATCCAGTGCCCGCCGCGCCCCAAGGCTGTCAATGTGGCCTACTTTGGTCTTGAGAGCTACGAGAAGGTGCAGCGGGCGTTCTTAGAGGCCAAGGGTCAGCTCTCGGAGATTCTGTCTGCTTTCGAGCTGATGGACGGCCGCAGCCAGCACCTGGTCAACCAGTCCACCGGCAACAAATCGCCCTTGGAGGGCGACTACCCCTTCTACTGTCTGATCGAGACCAGCGGCTCGAACGGAGAGCACGACATGGCCAAGCTGGAGGCCTTCCTGGAACACATCATGGGCGAGGAGATTGTGGCCGACGGTGTCCTGGCTCAGGACGAGACCCAATTTCAGTCCCTCTGGCGCTGGCGTGAGGGTATTACGGAGGCTCTGAGCCACCTTGGCGGTACCTACAAGTACGATGTGTCGATCCCGCTCAACGAACTGTACCAGTTGGTTGATGACTGCCGGGAGCGTCTTACTCAGATGGGCTTCGTCGGTGACGACGAGTCTAAGCCTGTCCGTGCTGTTGTCGGATACGGTCACATGGGTGACTCTAACCTGCATCTGAATGTTTCCGTGCGGGAATACAACAAGGAGGTTGAGAAGGCCATTGAGCCTTGGGTGTACGAATGGATCCAGAAGCGGAACGGTAGTATCAGCGCTGAGCACGGTCTTGGTCTAGCTAAGAAGGAATTCATCGGATACAGCCAGAACGACACGATGCTGAAACTGATGAAGCAGTTGAAGGACTTGTACGATCCGGTGAGTATATTTGTCCCTTGGTTTGGTAGTAACCCGGCTAACCCGTGTAGAACGGCATCATGAACCCGTACAAATACATTTAAATAAAATCCTGTGTTTCCTTGTATGTATATACCATTTTCGTTCACATCCAAAAGCATCATCATTTGTAACCACCATGAAACAATATCCGATACATGCCTCAGGCATGAAACATCATGATGTAATTATGCCTCAGGCACCCGGTTGCCATGCGCTACGGCCGTTGCTCCCGAACCATGGGCAGTGCGGCGGATCCAAGGCCTGCGAGGAGCTCCCTTGTACTACTCGTACACTTGATAACACACcattctttcctttctttaatGATAGCTAGCTATTAGCTACACCGTCTTTTTATTATTGCGCCAATACCACTTGGTATCTTGTACACCTGGCCGTACCCAGTACCGTTCCACCGGACAGGAACTAAAGCTGCAAGCGGGCTGCGAGCGCGAGCAGGCTGCATTCCTTTGTTGACTACGTCCACCATTCCTATTCATTTGCACCTTTTGATCTCGTTGGGTGATCACCCAGCATCGCGCGAACCATGGCAGACATGGCGAGTCAATATCAAATgttggaggagttgggaAGTGAGTTTTCTGCGTGCTTTTGTTGCGGTGAGCGGTGCTCGCAGGGGCTGACAGGAAGGAATTTGAACAGGTGGGAGTTTTGGGACGGTATACAAGGCTATTGATAAAGCCACGGGGGAAATTGTTGCGATTAAACATGTTCGTTTTCCATGTAAACCGATTGGTTTGCCTTCGCAGCGACTGACGGCAGCGTTAGATCGACCTCGAATCGAGCGAAGACGATATCCACGAAATTCAGCAGGAAATTTCCGTCCTATCGACATGCGCGAGCCCCTACGTAACACAATACAAAGCCAGCTTTCTTCGAGGACACAAGTTATGGATTGTGATGGAATATCTCGGTGGAGGGTCATGTCTGGATTTGGTAAATATTGGTGACTCTCGACTACATCAGCCATGCTGACCCAACTAGCTGAAACCGGGCGTCTTTAACGAGGAGCATGTCGCGATTATCTGCCAACAATTACTCAAGGGTCTAGAATATCTACACAGCGAAGGCAAGATCCATCGGGACGTCAAAGCCGCCAACGTCCTTCTTTCGAATGTCGGAAAGGTGAAATTGGCGGATTTCGGCGTCGCAGCACAACTGGTCAACATCAAATCTCAACGGAATACGTTCGTCGGTACACCGTTCTGGATGGCGCCCGAGGTAATTGAACAGGCTGGATATGACTACAAGGCGGATATTTGGTCGTTGGGTATTACCGCTATCGAGATGATCAACGCAGAGCCGCCGCATGCCAGCACGCACCCTATGAAGGTGCTTTTCTTGATTCCGAAGGAGCCTGCCCCGCGGTTGGAGGGAAGCCAATATAGTGGTGCTTTCAGGGATTTTATCGCGCAGTGCTTGACCAAGGATCCGGAGCGGAGGCCTAGTGCTAAGGAGCTTCTGAGGCATAAGTTCATTCGCAATGCGGGGAGGACAGAGGCGTTGCAAGAATTGATTCAGCGGAAACAAGATTTCGATGCTGGGAGAGGTGCGATGCAGAACGTCAAGTATTATGCGGAGTCGCTGTAAGTCGAGCTTAATACCCCTTTCGCGGCTTATTGCACACTAACACGATCCTTTCTTTGATCAGGCATCACGTCGCACAAGATcaggacgatgatgacgacgactGGGTATTCGACACCGTCAAGGCGCCCACGATGAAGAAACCGAAGCAACCAAAGCAATCGGTGGAAATCCTACCCGACGAAGACGACCCGTACGAATGGCTGGACGAACCCTCACAGATGATGGACAATCTACATATTTCGACTTCCTCACCATCAGTGTCTTTCCAAGATACCCCAAGTCCAACAGTGCGACGAACACCGGCCCCAGATCCGAGTCCATTGTCACGAAGAGCCAACATGAAGCGAAGGTCAAGTAACAAGCAACCACTTGGCTTGGACTTGAGCTTTGGCAACAGCCCCTCGACCGTTCGTCAATTCCGTCGCGTGTCTGATAAGATCCCGAGCGATGCCTCGTATAGCCCACAATATTATCCCATGGCTACGGACGAGAACATAAGCCCCAAGACGCTATTCTCCGAATCGAACAGCAAAGAAGCACGGTTGGGTCAGCGAGCATATAGCAAGGCGGTGGGATTGTCCTGTCAGGAGGTTCTGGGTACCACTGCAGATCAAGAAAAGCGAGATGCGATTTCGCGACTCGCAGAGGCTTGGAGTGACCTGGAGATG
This sequence is a window from Aspergillus chevalieri M1 DNA, chromosome 5, nearly complete sequence. Protein-coding genes within it:
- a CDS encoding uncharacterized protein (COG:S;~EggNog:ENOG410PHIK;~InterPro:IPR029071,IPR001849,IPR011993;~PFAM:PF00169), coding for MAVEAQSMGLGPDNQAPPMKFSRYRSVRRAASQKQEPLKTAIPAVPVPPVPSKPPSPISANPQETTVVRSVSRYRRQRNPAPSPTVQHPVPVPIPSFHAPGKPDRPSCSPPKDLEGVERANISSNGEEDDVARTRHRQDAMSRLVGGDSRPTSKQTLESRTDTSSYHRPIDDNNNNRATPSNGQQSGKETKLRSLKDTMKLFRSKGDVEKEGASAKPIEPSGTTFPGVDAPVSAVNAGERHVLVQYRKATNFLPITTSTTAQDLLLSAQSCFDVDAQTFVLIERFAQFGLERPLRKYEYVRDVMNSWTKDTDSKLIIVPAASLDALHQLEAQSAPIEQPADTTFHIYHSQRSRKWDKRYVTLRSDGQVTVSKKYQGQDQTNICHLSDFDIYSPTLSSLSNDVKPPKKICYAVKSQQKASMFLSTENYVQFFSTSDKEVAEGWYKAIQAWRSWYLVSVLGTGQNKDEASLPELSRQQSDESPGSKTHQPKPLKPLLEFEPLDQQCDDEQPSSPERTKSSKTKQFLSRSRSTKPSQEKPLTVNTDVGTNSQGIEQSPFSPTGLLGHNYIMRQRAMQEREEIDRKAYEEVFSPQGLVFGAGAAGRRQYPATQSQPSSRSNTMTSTQGPDASGLVRRSHSVSKGNHRPLVDLTPVYQEPPQHARKGRGVAVDPGTPLVDAATTPDLLRGAIVVPSATTWKRPPIPEEPTSTTNVKTCSRSNTVRSTRNTRPRASSTTPSDDAFIPNSLLARSATQKAANGGHGVATGDRNATKPMLDMSSGNPFVEGSLLRDL
- a CDS encoding dTDP-4-dehydrorhamnose reductase family protein (COG:E,I;~EggNog:ENOG410QDQG;~InterPro:IPR005913,IPR036291,IPR029903;~PFAM:PF04321,PF01073,PF01370), coding for MSLNVLVTGASGLLGRQVFNTFKHSGCLTVGQGFTRATPPTILKADLEKSEDVKTILDEAKPQIVIHCAANRSPDLCDQNPEQARRVNVDATRLLAEQTSSRGAMLIYISTDYVFPGTEGDAPYEADTETKPPNFYGQLKRDGELAVLEATKDTGLGIVLRVPVLYGTASNNSESAINTLIDAVWKAQDEKAGIKMDDWAQRYPTNTEDVARVCRDIVIKYVKEKEKLKELPKILQFSSEDRMTKYEICEKLAQVLGLSLAGMERNKQGNDPNASVQRPYDTHLSTKTLKDLGIDVSTMDFVAWWRKSLGAYRK
- a CDS encoding FAD-binding oxidoreductase (COG:C;~EggNog:ENOG410PG19;~InterPro:IPR016171,IPR006094,IPR036318,IPR004113, IPR016164,IPR016166,IPR016167,IPR016169;~PFAM:PF02913,PF01565;~go_function: GO:0003824 - catalytic activity [Evidence IEA];~go_function: GO:0016491 - oxidoreductase activity [Evidence IEA];~go_function: GO:0050660 - flavin adenine dinucleotide binding [Evidence IEA];~go_function: GO:0071949 - FAD binding [Evidence IEA];~go_process: GO:0055114 - oxidation-reduction process [Evidence IEA]), with protein sequence MSSARNLSLALRRARVPRCRSYARPLLYVPSVTPVRAFSVTPAAQNATKEVKLTSNAYPNLKRNPNFGELSAEDVKFFKELLGAESAVVDGVTADAADDIEPFNGDWMRKYRGQTRLVLKPQNKEELSKVLKYCNDKKLAVVPQGGNTGLVGGSVPVFDEIVINTSRMNKIRSFDAASGVLVADAGVILEVADQYLAERDYMFPLDLGAKGSCHIGGNVATNAGGLRLLRYGSLHGNVLGLEAVLPDGTIVDSLSTLRKNNTGYDLKQLFIGAEGTIGIVTGVSIQCPPRPKAVNVAYFGLESYEKVQRAFLEAKGQLSEILSAFELMDGRSQHLVNQSTGNKSPLEGDYPFYCLIETSGSNGEHDMAKLEAFLEHIMGEEIVADGVLAQDETQFQSLWRWREGITEALSHLGGTYKYDVSIPLNELYQLVDDCRERLTQMGFVGDDESKPVRAVVGYGHMGDSNLHLNVSVREYNKEVEKAIEPWVYEWIQKRNGSISAEHGLGLAKKEFIGYSQNDTMLKLMKQLKDLYDPNGIMNPYKYI